DNA from Acipenser ruthenus chromosome 23, fAciRut3.2 maternal haplotype, whole genome shotgun sequence:
GTGCCTCTGTTCTGACCGTCCCTCCCGCAGGATGAAGACGACTATGAAAGCCCAGACGCAGAGGATGACGTTGCCAGTGGGGGGGATTACGAGTCTCCGAACGACGACGTGCCTGAACAGGGTGAAAGTGACAACGACTACGAGCCCCCTCCCTCTGACCCACCCGAGGACCATCAAAGCAAGATCTTGCCCGCTAAGGCCATCTGCAACAACTCTGACTACATCGGTGAGGCAGGGCCGGGGAGGGCTGATAAACTGACAGGGGTAAAATAGGGAGGGTGGTTTAGATGTAGGGGTTGCTTTAATAAACAGTGGCTCTGTAGAGTTATGTAGGGTCTGTGTATGACAACCTAACAGGGCTGTGTAGCTGTACTGGGCTAAGCGACTGTTGATTGTGTTTCCAGATAACCGCAATCGTGCATCTTCTGTGAGAACTCTCCCTGGGCAGCCTCCTGTCCCTCCTCAGAGACCCGGAGCCACACTCCCGCTACCCTCCAGCAGGGGCAGTGTGAGTACATCCTGCAGGCAatcccacgcacacacacacaagcttttTCTGTCAATCCCAGGCTTCTCAATACTACTCTCTGTTATCTCGTTTCTGTTGCAGATGTCCAGTCCGCTGCCTCCTAAATGTGAAGAGAGAGGCTACAAACCCCCCAAGCGTAAGTAACCCAGGACTAGCTTTATATCACATGACACGAGATAATACATCTCAGTAGATACATGCTGTAGAAATATAATATATGCAATTGTACTAGAAAGGAAGGAGTCTTGTTTATTagcttctttgttttattacCATAGCTGGTTTACCAGGAGCTCCCTCAGTGGACAGGACTAGGAAGCCGACAACAATGGAGCGCAGTTTACCAGGTCTACCTGAGAGAGGGTCCCCCAAGCAGGGTAAGTCTGGGTGTATCTGCCCATACCCTCTCCTAGTGCAGCATTGTGAGTGGGTAGCACAGTACTGTTTAGAGGGAAGCAACTTGACTCTGCATCTGAGTCTAACcacagcatgtttgttttttttctttaaatgatgTTGAGTTGAAATGAATCGTATTGTTTTTTATTGGTCTGGTTACTCTTTTCCAGGAAGGAAACCCCCCTTTGGTGATAAGGTGAGATCAACCCATTTCAATGCTGCAGACCTGTTAACTTATCTAATATACTAATATGTGTATCAAgtcttgtttttatcattttttcttcATAATGCACTGAAATGTTAAGCCTTTCTTTagttacttagtgctgaaagttgaagttgtatgtttgtatgtttagttattttttttattttttttttacatgtttatgtTTGTGCCACAGCCTACATTTTGATCTTCCATAACCCTTTCAGGTTCCCTGATCTTTTCTGGAATGTCCCCTGTATCCAGTATAgcaaatgtttcagctaatgtAGCAGAGTTGGGTGGAGGGTGAGACCTGGATATTGGCTTGGGCTCCTCTACCTAACCAAGCAGTCTGTTATGAATCTCTGCTTCTGTCCACCTGAGACAGGGAGAATAAGTTGAACCCAGACTCCAGAGTATCAGAATTGGACGTACTGTAATATTTACTAATTCACTTTCTTATTGTTTCTAACCTTCTAACCTAATCTTTTTATACTTTATTCCACAGTCACTTGCACAACCCAGAAGGTAGGAAGTCCTGATTACCTTATACTCATACAATATGCCAGTAAAGTAGCTTTtcctatttttaatttatttttatttttatcaatagTTATTTTTACAGGTCAGTAAATTAATTGACCAAGGCATTCTCGTTACTGTACGTACTGAAAGCACTTTGCTGacattaaagcaattgtagcTGATCCTGACTGAGAAAAAGTTTAAATACACATATAATCTTGACTCACACACCTCATCTCACACCTGTGAGAAAAGGGTCGCCCTCAAAACagacatatatttttattaaggtAATGAACAGACTAGTTTGAGCATACATTCTgaagaaaaaactaaagaaagtgaGGAAGAGAAACATTTCACCCAATGCCTGTGTTTTGTAAGGGGCtagaatgtttcttttttaaaattttcacAAGTAATTACCAGCCTTACCTCCAGGCACTAGCCCATTACAGATTGTCTTTatgtaattataaaaaaaggaTGCTGAGTGGCTTGTTCTGAACACAATGGTGTTGTACAAAGCTTGTGTTGATTGGTAAATCACTGTATTAATTACGTACTGACATACTCGCTCTTGCACACACGCACAATCTGCACTCACTCACACGCTgaatatgattttgttttttttcatgctcAACATCTGTGAAAATAGCAATCCTGcatggtatttttttcttttccgaTTTTTagcatagaaaaaaatatataattttgcaAAGTGCACTCTGATGCCTCGCACTGACTGCACCCTACTCCACCCCGCCCCTCTACCATCCCACAGCTAGTCTCCCTGGCAATGTGTTTATTCTGATTGTCTCTTAAAGGCCACCCTCGGCAGAGAAGCCACCTGACTTGCACAGAATGGCCAAACCCCCGATGCCCATTGACCGGAACGACTCAGCCATGGGTCGAAGACAACCAGTTTCCAGGTGGGGTCCAGCACAGTGCCGGTGCAAGAAGCAACACAGCCCAGGCTGtatttccactgcattcagcacCACCGGCCAAATCAATCAATAACAGACCACCACTAAAGAGCTTTGGTTTCAAGTGGTcttaaatattcatttttgtaATCTGCACTGCTTTCTAATGCACTCCGAATGCAGGTGTACAGACAACCATTGACATTATTCTATACCAATCAGACAAGATTACAACTACGTTTTACCAATACACTGTTTACATATTGTAcatatgtacatattttaagacCAGTTTGGAATAAAATCTAGGCTGTATTGGAACCGCATCTTACACTACTATACCATGAGAGCTGTAGACTGTCTAAGTGGATGAAATTGCATCTCTTACATATCACTTCCgtttgtacaaacacacacacacatatttaactGATGTCTATCTAACAACCCCACCAGCTTGAGCTCTACTGGAATTTGTCAATTGAGCTGAATAATTTAAATTCAGAAATTTGGGATTCATATTTGATTCTGATTTATGTTTTGAGGCTCATATCCGTAATGTCACCAAAGTGTCTTTTTATCATCTATGAAATATTGCTAAGATTAGGTCTTGTTTTTCAGTGCTGGATTctgagaagctaattcatgcttttgtctcATCTAGACTCGATTACTGCAATGCTATTTTTGCTGGGTTACCAGACCATGCCTTTTCACGgttacagcttgttcaaaatgcagcgaCACGGGTGattagtataaaaaaaaaaaagaaaagtgaccaCATAACTCCTGTGCTTGCTTCTCTACACTGGATTCCAGTAAGATACAGTATAGAGCTGATTATAAGATCCAACTTTTGACTTACAAAACACTACATGGCCTGGCACCTGATTATCTAAAAGAGCTTTTGTACCTAGACGTGCTTTAAAGTCGGCTGATTCTGGTCTGTCCCTCCCAAAGAGTAAGACAAAAAGGAAAGGAGAAAGTCCTTTCAATGACAATGCTCCCTGATTATGGAATAAACTACCATCTGACATtagagatgcagagtcacttcatatttttaaatcaagattacaAACTTTTTTAGACTAGCATTTTATACACAATGTTAAAAGTGTCCTCCTCTTTTTATTTCTCTGctaatattgatgtttttttaattgttttaattaattttattgtcattttctttgtttttattgacttgtaaagcactttgagatactgtcatatgaaaggcactatataattaaataaacttaCTAAACTTACTTACTGTTAGGAAACgaacatacatatttaaaaaaaataataattttttgcaGACCATGGGCTCAGGACAGAAAAGATGAAGTAAGTAAAGAAACCGTCAACAAAATTCCTCTCTTCCTATACCTAttaatttacattaaaaataatatactttCATTTTTTGTTCACAGCCACAGGACGACAGTAAGTACATTCTAACTTTTTTGTgatatcaaattaaaaaaaaactacaaatatatCGCGAGCGTGGCAGGTTTGTTGTCAGTGTTGCTGCCAATCGAATTTTTGTATTCGTCCCCCCTCCCCTGCAGGTGCCCTGATGCGGCCCCCTATCCCACAGCCGGGGAGTTCCCCATTCAACTCCAACACTTTCCCACTGCGATCGAAGGGCCTACCCCCAAAACCAGGGCCCATCAGCTCTAACAACCACAACGACAGGTAGAGCGACAGAGCCACTGATGAGTAATCCTAATCCTGTAGTATACTTTCTATTGACTGTTTTTACCATATAACATCAACACATTATGATTTTATTAAGCCAAATACTGTCTCAATCAAGTTAAAACACTCAGTAGGGACAGGTTAATGTGCAGTGGTTTAATCTTATATTTATGAGTTAAAATCTGGCtcaagtgaatatatatatatatatatatatatatatatatatatatatatatatatatatatataaatttggtaGTCTCAATCTATCCACAAAACTACCACACAATGTAACACAATTGACAGTCTCTGTCAATGGCAGTTCAGGTCAGGGTTAATATGTGCTCACAGAGCTGTGAGGAGAAGCTTTAACTgtgtcacacacactgtcacCTCCTTGTGGCTCCAAGAATACCTGCTAAAGCCAGCTAGTAAAGCACATAACTTTTCCATTGATTCACTTCAGCTTCTTTCTTCTCACTCTGACAGCCTACCTCCCGGTGGGTCTCTGCCATCCAGACTTCAGTCAGGTACGTTCTCCTTAGAGCATGAAAGACAGGAGGAATTTGGTCATAAACACAGTAAAAGAAAAATGCAGGTTGCCTACTGATTGGTAAAGAAAGCACCCTGGAAAATGTAAccaagaaacattttttttagtttaaaatggCTGAAATATTAATGTATAACTTTAACTACTATACATTTGTCTCTGTGATGACATTAATGTTTAATTTTGAGAGAGGCATACTTTCTCATTCAATACAACTTTGTTCTGCTTCATACACGGTTTCCTTGCTTTGAACCTGGCCGGCTGAGTGTAGACAGACTACAAGTGTGTCtccagcagtgtggggtagtggttagggctctggactcttgaccggagggtcgttggttcaatcccaggtgagggacactgctgctgtaccctcgagcaaggtactttacctagattgctccagtaaaaacccaactgtataaatgggtaattgtatgtaaaaataatgtgtaaaaaataatgtaattgtatgtaaaaataatgcaatatcttgtaacaattgtaagtcgccctggataagggtatctgctaagaaattaataatacaacagaaataacttttttatatctatattgtttttttaaagctatcaACATTAACCGGTCTCCCTCAAGAGGACCTAGTGATGCAAGGCCACCACTCCCCCCTCCTCAGTCACAACAACCTGCCATGGCGCCAGCACCTTCCCTTACGCATGACGAGGTAGGggtcaccacacacacaaactgacattTGTGAGCATAGCAATTTactcactgtactgtacacataGCGATTTATTGGATCTCCTTATCAACATGTCAAAATTAGTTTATGGTCGGAATCAGTGAGGAGTGCTGTGGCAACAACGTGGGCTATAACTGATGTGATGAATATTTCTAAAATGTCTTTTGGTCAGATTTGACTGGGGGATTACAGCACACAGATTATACAAGGACATGCTAAGCAGTGAACACATAGGGATATACTATGTACAGATTTAAGTGAAGTTGTCTTTACGTATTACTACTGATCACATATACCAACACTAACAACTTATATAGTGGTTGACATTGAACTGACAGAATATGGAATTCTGTGCTCACCAAACTTGAATTAACACCATCTGTGTTGCTGTCGCACTGACTAGTGCTCACCAGGATGGGTATTTCCAGGATGTTATGCAATATATTAGTGAAGAGCAGATGTTTCATTGTTGCggttttctaattattttgtACTGCATGGGACAGAATGCTTTTTTTTGCTCAAGTGCAGACCAGTAAACAGCAGGAAGCAGGAAGTACCAAGATACAGTACCAAGGATGCTGTGTGGAGAATAATGTCCTGTGAATGACTGTGCTTGTGTCTTTGAACAGGGCTTGGATCCACACTGGTATGTGGCCAGCATTACTCGTCCAGATGCAGAGGACTGCCTGAGGAATGTGAATGAGGTCAATGGGGGAGGGGGCCACTTCTTTTCAGAATATAATTACTGTACCCCCAAGTTTAGTTCAGCTATCCAAATTAATTCTGTAATACAAGgcaccataaaaaaataaatatttcctcTGAGAAAGACTTTATCTTGATGGATTAACTTATATTGTTGTTATTACTAATATTTACATGGTGAACTTGTAAATCTAATCTAAAGATGTCAAGAGTTTAAAATGTAtcatttgtattgttattgtcagCTTAATGTATAGTATTTGGTGTTGTGTTTCAGGACGGTGCGTTCCTGGTTAGAGACAGCTCCAAGCAGTCAGCAGTCCAGCCATTTGTTCTCATGGTGCTGTACAAAAATAAAGTGTTCAACATTCAGATTCGCTACCAAGAAGAGCAAAACGTATATCTACTAGGGACTGGATTCAAAGGGAAAGATGTACGTCTGTGTGGTACTTTCTATGTATTATGACTATGGCTTGTTATTATGCACATACCTGTCATACCATCAAATGGAATGTTCAGACTAGATATCAAATGTAGTGTATAATATGCTAACTGTATAAACTtcagtatatttattttctgttttccagAACTTCAGCTCAGTGAGTGAAATTATTGACTACCACATGCAGACCCCTTTGCTTCTGATTGATGGGAAGAACCGCAGTTCAGGGCAGAAAAGTCAGTGCCGTCTGTCCTATCCAGCAGGATACAAGTAGCATGCAGTGAGCACAAGTGCAAGGTATCCTAGACAGATCTCTCATTGGTTTCCAGTGAGTGTAGTGCAATGTTTACCCAGAGCTATACCTTTGATTCTAGTGTGAGCAGTACACAATATTTATGAAATATCTACCTTTGAAGCATAAGG
Protein-coding regions in this window:
- the LOC117973822 gene encoding lymphocyte cytosolic protein 2-like — encoded protein: MSFGNVPSRSEVMHWNASKLSDYLKSLNIKDCDKVVKKHNINGSRFLEMSDSDMQKFPKLHTPLISRLSHEINRKEEKRGFFNKKPTVHKIQEPEFSQDHASGWDSEEFDEDDYESPDAEDDVASGGDYESPNDDVPEQGESDNDYEPPPSDPPEDHQSKILPAKAICNNSDYIDNRNRASSVRTLPGQPPVPPQRPGATLPLPSSRGSMSSPLPPKCEERGYKPPKPGLPGAPSVDRTRKPTTMERSLPGLPERGSPKQGRKPPFGDKSLAQPRRPPSAEKPPDLHRMAKPPMPIDRNDSAMGRRQPVSRPWAQDRKDEPQDDSALMRPPIPQPGSSPFNSNTFPLRSKGLPPKPGPISSNNHNDSLPPGGSLPSRLQSAININRSPSRGPSDARPPLPPPQSQQPAMAPAPSLTHDEGLDPHWYVASITRPDAEDCLRNVNEDGAFLVRDSSKQSAVQPFVLMVLYKNKVFNIQIRYQEEQNVYLLGTGFKGKDNFSSVSEIIDYHMQTPLLLIDGKNRSSGQKSQCRLSYPAGYK